A stretch of DNA from Halobacteriovorax sp. JY17:
AGCTCAAGCAATAGCTAAAGCAATTGAATCGATGGATCTAATTAGTAAGTCATCTGAAGATATTAGTGAAATTGTTAAAGTCATTAGCGAAATTGCAAATCAAACAAACTTACTGGCCTTTAATGCTGCAATTGAAGCCGCTAGAGCGGGAGAGCATGGGCTAGGTTTCTCAGTTGTTGCAGATGAAGTAAGAAAACTTGCGGAGCGATCATCACAAGCAACAAAGGAAATATCTAAGTTAATTAACGAAAGTGTTAAAAGAGTTTCTCAGGGGAGTGAAATATCTAAACAGGCCGGAGCTGCATTTGATAAAATTGTAGAAGGTGTCAATAAGACCACTCAGGCCATCTCTGAAGTTTCATGTGCTGCAGAGGAGCAACTTGTCGCTGCAAAAGAAATCAGCTCGGCGATACAAGAAGTCGCTGAACAAACTGAGGTTTCAGCAGCAGCTTCAGAATCCATTGCAAGTGCTACGAGAGATCTATCACTTGGAGCGGAAGAGTTAAGAACCACTGTTGATAAGTTTAAGGTCGCCTAAGTATGGAAAGCGTGATTGAAGAATTGGACGAGAGTTCACTTCGAAATGTCATTTCATTTGTTCACAGTGTTACGGGGATTACTATTCCTGAACACAAGAGAACAATGATACAAAGAAGACTTCAGTCGCGTTTGAAATTCCACTCTTTAACGAGTTATAAAGATTATATTAAATTGGCAAAAGCAAGTGATGACGAGCTTACACAATTTATTAATATGGTCACAACAAATGAAACGAACTTCTTTCGTACAGATAGAGTTTGGGAGTATTTTGAAAATGACTACTTACCAGAGTTTTTTAAAAATCATCCAGGTTCAACTTTAAGTGCTTGGTCTGCAGCTTCTTCTACAGGAGAAGAAGGGTACAGTATAGGAATGTGCTGTGAAGACTTTAAGAGGAAGCAACCCGCTTTGTTTGAATACAAAGTCCTTGGAACAGACATCTCTAGCCGTGTTGTTGATCATGCAACAAAGGGAAGATATAAAGGGCGCTCAATTGATAATTTTAAAATTAAGAGAAAAGAGCACTGTGATAGGTTTTTTACAGCGTCTGGTGAAGAGTACGCCATCTCTTCAGTGCTAAAGTCTAGAGTGAAATTTAAAATTCACAATCTCTTTGATATTCTCGCAGAAAAAGAAATGTTTGATATTGTTTTTCTCCGAAATGTTTTAATTTATTTCTCTTCGAAAGATCAAGAGATCGTTTTGAGAAATTTAGATAAGAAAATGAATCCTGGAGGAATTCTTGTCATTGGTGAGTCGGAGTCATTAACAAAGTTAAAATCAAACTTTGAGTTTGTTTCACCGCTAATTTATAAGAAGAAAGGTCTATCGTGAGTTCTCGTATTGTTAGAGTTAATATTGGAGAAGTTAAAGTTGGAAGAGGAGAAGAACTCTTAAAGGCAACTCTTGGTTCATGTGTAGGGATTTCTTTCTTTGATACTATTAATAAGAAATGTGCTCTGGCCCATTGCCTCTTACCTGAGAGTCATGAGGGATATGGCATCGGTGCTAAATATGTTAATCAAGCAGTAGAGTCTCTTGTTGCACTAATGAAAGTAAGAGATAGAGATCAACGTGAGTTCATTGTCTCCTATGCTGGAGGCGCGAATATGATGGGGCAGATTAAGTTGGATAAAAATAACGAAATAGGTGAGAGAAACTTAAGCGCTTTAAAATTAATTTTAAAGAAGTACCACTTTAGAGTGAAAGAGTTTGATTCTGGAAAGAATTATGGCAGACAAATGTCAATAGATTGTAAAACAGGAGAAGTTGAAGTCACGAGACTCGCTTCATAGGTAGATATATGGAAAGTTTAAAAGAAGAGCTGAATGAATTGACTTCGTCTAATAATGAAAAAATGATCTTTGGATCTTTTGTTGTTGGAGAAATGGAAATTGCTTTAAATGTAAAACTTGTTCAAGAAGTCGTAAACTTTCCAGAGTCTCTAACTAAAATGCCTCTGCCAACACCTTTCTTAGAAGGGATTTTTAATTTGCGCGGAGCAATCATTCCAATTGTTAATTTAAAAGAACTACTTTCTTTAGGGAATAGTCATATTACTGGTAGTGAAAAAGTTGCAATCGTAGAATGTTCAGGAGCTAAGATAGGACTTGTTTTTGATTCAACAAGTGAAATTCTTAGGGTCTCTTCTTCTGATATTATTAATTCGAGAGAAGAACAAGAGCAGAACCAGTACATGTCTGGATGTATCAAAGTGAAAGAAGACTCGCGGATTCTTCATGTCTTAAATGTAGATAGCTTAGTTAATATTTCAAACTTAAGCGATATCATTACCAAACAGAAAATTTCTTCTGGAGTTCTTACTCATAAAGAGTTTCAGCGTAATATGAAGAAGTGCATTGCTTTTGCTATTGGAAGTTTGAATTTAAGCTTCGAGATAACCGGAATCAATGAAGTCATTAAAGTAACAGAGCTTAAGGAGAGTCATATTCAATGTGATCTTTGTTTGGGAATAGTTGAATTGAGAGGTCTTGTTATTCCAATAATTGATATCAATTACTTTCTTGAAGGAGAAGGTTATATCCATGGTGAAATTGAAGACCAAAAAATAATTCTTTTAAAGAATGAGGGAGTATCGATTGGGCTTCTGGTAGATTCTGTCGAAAATATTCAATCGTATTCCACTAATGATTTAATGCCGATACCGATTTTAAGAGAAAAGTATAAGGACATCTTTATTGGATGCATTGCTAGTGAAGATAAGGAAAATGTGATTCTAATTGATCACAATATGATTTTAAATGATGATGAGATCATAGAGATTTCAAAGGGCCATGACTTAATTTATAACAAAGACTTTAAAGATGAGAATTTTGAAAGAAAGAAAGTTATTAATCAATCTTTTATTTCATTTAAGTTAGGAGATATGTACGGTTTTGAGATTGGAGATATTAAAGAAATTATCAACTATTCTACGGGGATTGTTCCAAGTCCTGGCTCATCATCTTATGTGAAGGGAATGCTCAATCTTAGAGGAGACGCAGTTACGATAGTTGATACGAGACTCTTGTATTCAATGGAGGAAATTGAATTAGACCCTGAGAAAGCCAAGATTCTGATTCTTGAGGCTAATTCTAAGCTGGTAGGGTTAATTGTTGATTCATTAGAAAGTATTGTGACCATTGATATTAACTCGAAGATAATTCTCCCTAAAATTGTCACAAGGGACTTAGAGAGTCGCCTCGGAAGCGATTTGAAAGAAGTTATCACATTCAATAGTGGAGAAGAGAAGGATCATGTTCTTACCGTGTTGGACGTGAAGAATATTGCAGCACGTTTTTAGTTTATTCATATAATTTCAAAAAATCTTATGATATGAATTTCTCTTTCCTAGGAGAATTTATGTTTAAGATTCTAATTTCACTTTTATTTATTCAGGCTTCATTGGCCTCTTCTATTCCTGATAATCGTATTTTACGACCTGTTACAGATAAGTCGCAAGCTCAAGAAGAAAGATTTCATGCTCTGATAGATCAAGTGGAAAATACATATAGGAATTATATTGAATCTTTTGGAAAGACTTTTTCTGTTACTAGAGATTGGCAAAATCCTCAGGTGAATGCTGCTGCCTGGAAGAAAGAGAATTCTTATAATTTTAAAATATATGGAGGACTCTACCGCTTTGAAACTATTACGGATGATGCCTTTCTTCTCGTTGC
This window harbors:
- a CDS encoding CheR family methyltransferase, giving the protein MESVIEELDESSLRNVISFVHSVTGITIPEHKRTMIQRRLQSRLKFHSLTSYKDYIKLAKASDDELTQFINMVTTNETNFFRTDRVWEYFENDYLPEFFKNHPGSTLSAWSAASSTGEEGYSIGMCCEDFKRKQPALFEYKVLGTDISSRVVDHATKGRYKGRSIDNFKIKRKEHCDRFFTASGEEYAISSVLKSRVKFKIHNLFDILAEKEMFDIVFLRNVLIYFSSKDQEIVLRNLDKKMNPGGILVIGESESLTKLKSNFEFVSPLIYKKKGLS
- a CDS encoding chemotaxis protein CheD is translated as MSSRIVRVNIGEVKVGRGEELLKATLGSCVGISFFDTINKKCALAHCLLPESHEGYGIGAKYVNQAVESLVALMKVRDRDQREFIVSYAGGANMMGQIKLDKNNEIGERNLSALKLILKKYHFRVKEFDSGKNYGRQMSIDCKTGEVEVTRLAS
- a CDS encoding chemotaxis protein CheW — its product is MESLKEELNELTSSNNEKMIFGSFVVGEMEIALNVKLVQEVVNFPESLTKMPLPTPFLEGIFNLRGAIIPIVNLKELLSLGNSHITGSEKVAIVECSGAKIGLVFDSTSEILRVSSSDIINSREEQEQNQYMSGCIKVKEDSRILHVLNVDSLVNISNLSDIITKQKISSGVLTHKEFQRNMKKCIAFAIGSLNLSFEITGINEVIKVTELKESHIQCDLCLGIVELRGLVIPIIDINYFLEGEGYIHGEIEDQKIILLKNEGVSIGLLVDSVENIQSYSTNDLMPIPILREKYKDIFIGCIASEDKENVILIDHNMILNDDEIIEISKGHDLIYNKDFKDENFERKKVINQSFISFKLGDMYGFEIGDIKEIINYSTGIVPSPGSSSYVKGMLNLRGDAVTIVDTRLLYSMEEIELDPEKAKILILEANSKLVGLIVDSLESIVTIDINSKIILPKIVTRDLESRLGSDLKEVITFNSGEEKDHVLTVLDVKNIAARF